In Molothrus aeneus isolate 106 unplaced genomic scaffold, BPBGC_Maene_1.0 scaffold_34, whole genome shotgun sequence, a single window of DNA contains:
- the LOC136570426 gene encoding olfactory receptor 14A16-like, whose translation MSNSSSIRHFLLLALADTRQLQLLHFCLLLGISLAALLGNGLIISAVACGHHLHTPMFFFLLNLALSDLGSICTTVPKAMHNSLWDTSTISYSACAAQVFFFLFFMSAEFSLLTIMCYDRYVSICKPLHYGILLGSRACAHMAAAAWASAFLNALLHTANAFSLPLCHGNALGQFFCEVPQILKLSCSHSTFRKVWISLLGVCLGFGCFVFIVFSYVQIFRAVLRIPSEKGQHKAFSTCLPHLAVVSLFVSTGFFAYLKPPSISSPSLDLTLSVLYSVVPPALNPLIYSLRNHELKATVCKMMTGQFQKH comes from the coding sequence atgtccaacagcagctccatcaggcacttcctcctgctggcattggcagacacgcggcagctgcagctcctgcacttctgcctcttgctgggcatctccctggctgccctcctgggcaacggcctcatcatcagcgccgtagcctgtggccaccacctgcacacacccatgttcttcttcctgctcaacctggccctcagcgacctgggctccatctgcaccactgtccccaaagccatgcacaattccctctgggacaccagcaccatctcctactcagcatgtgctgcacaggtgtttttctttctcttctttatgtcagcagagttttccctcctgaccatcatgtgctacgaccgctacgtgtccatctgcaaacccctgcactatGGGatcctcctgggcagcagagcttgtgcccacatggcagcagctgcctgggccagtgcctttctcaatgctctgctgcacacagccaatgcattttccctgcccctgtgccatggcaatgccctgggccagttcttctgtgagGTGCCCCAgatcctcaagctctcctgctcacactccaCCTTCAGAAAAGTTTGGATTTCATTGCTTGGTGTCTGTTtaggttttggttgttttgtgttcattgttttctcctacgtgcagatcttcagggctgtgctgaggatcccctctgagAAGGGacagcacaaagccttttccacctgcctccctcacctggccgtGGTCTCCCTGTTTGTCAGCACTGGCTTTTTTGCCTACCTGAAGCCCCCATCCatctcttccccatccctggatctgaCACTCTCAGTTCTGTACTCagtggtgcctccagccctgaaccccctcatctacagcctgaggaaccacGAGCTCAAGGCTACAGTGTGCAAAATGATGACTGGACAATTTCAGAAACATTAA